The nucleotide sequence AAAATTTTAGAAACAAGAAAAatgcattttcaatttctttCACCTTAATTTCTCTTTGTAGTGTCGTTAACTGTAATATCTCATTATAATCTCTTGAGgaaaaaaaatttagagaataataaaaaattcacGGATTAAAACGCAAGTCTTGGCTTATTCCTTTGAATGATGCAACAATAACAGCCCTTCTTTGCTGTGATATTTGTACTTGCTTATTCAATTTCGTTAGGGATTGCTCCCATCAACCATTTTCCTGACACAGCTTAGCAGCACCAATAGCAAGGAGACAAACGGAAAATTAAAATAGGATCACAGCTAAAAGAAAGCCTCTTTTAAGTCTTAACAACAAAAGTTACTTTTGGATTCATTAAACAGATTCGGATATTACTATACTCTCAAAATTAATAGAAAGAACAAAACATGATTCCAGAACATAACCAGAACTTTAAGCAAAGAATCAAGGTCTAAAAAATATCTATGCTAACAACCGCCTAGTCAAACTCTTGCTTTGATAAGCACACTCAGAAACCCAAGTTTTGATCACCTAGCAACTCATTAAAGAGTGCAAGACACTGACTGAAGCTTTGTAAGAATTATCTCCACTTCACTTGAGGAAAGTACAGGCGAGGAACAAGAACAAGTAAACGAATAACGATGTTAAGAGTTCGAGTGTCCAGGTTGGGCGCAGCAACATAGACGGAATGTTGGGTACCGCCAATGAACCAGAAATCCATCCGCCCACTAGGGCCCCAAACCTGTAATTGTGCAATGAAAAACAATGTTGTCGGTTAATAAGAAAAAAGGGGATTTAGAAAGGTTAGTTGATGCAAGTTCTGCTATGTACCCAATAATGCAGGCTCTACCCAAGCTCTTTGTCTTTTCATTGAGAAAATATATGCAAGCAGCCAAAGAGATTGCGACCTGCATCAGAAGAACGATTTCGTTAGAGGAAGCAAGAAGTTGGGGTATGGAAATGACAGACAACTGCATACATATCAGCAGTGTCCTTTGATGTCTCCATTCTAATACATGAACCACACACGTAATAAATAGTTAGATAACATAATAAACCTAGTGATGGGCAAACTAGAAAAAAGTAAGCACGTATCAATAAAAGGTAATATTGgcattttattcaaaagaaaatttgACTTAAAAACATGTGTTGGCTGTGTGAAAACTGAAAAGACATTGAAATTGTGCTCAATTAACCTGAAAGTCTCGTAGTTACAAAGCACAATCAGTGCAATGGCTGATCTAAGATTTCTATAATGATATATTTCTTCCtttatcaaaagaaaagaaacatgtATAAGGATACTCAGACACAAGTAGTCAATCAAGGTATAACACAAATCAAGAATAAGCCTAGGAAGCAAGACTATATTCAGAAAAATAATGGTACTCTTTTAAAGGATAAGGCATAGTtatgattttcaatttttttcccctctatttcaaaaataaatacatgtttattttgaaaaataatcatCTGACTTACACCACACAGATATAAAtagcataataaaaaataaataaataaattcaaagcaAACCTGAAAAGCAGGTCCCGTTTCAGCAGAATTCATAATACTCCAAGCACCCATGAAGGCGAAGAGAAATAATCTTCTGAGGATGACTTCAGTTGGTGGAAGCTCAACAAAATTGAGCAAGTTCTTAACCCATGGTGGAGACTCCTCTACTTTCTTCTTCAACCTGCTTTTCAAgttgatttttgttttcttcctCTGTTTGAAACTAGCCATCAATAGTTTTTCAAAAGCAGCCTCGATTGACTCTTCACTGGCCTCATGTCCAGAATATTGCTGCAACAGAAAATTTCTTGATCCCCAAATCTCTTCTTCAGATGCATCTCGACTAATACCAAGGCGTTTGTAAGGATCCCAAACGCTACGCCGAGGGAACTTTTGAACGTTACCTACAAAGAAGATTTATATAAATACATAAATCAAATAGTTCAATAAGGTGGAACCAAAAAGACAGAGGAACACAGGGCACAAATGCAGAATTTATAAGCTCATATTCAGCTTTCATATCAGGCAACAGACAACAATCCAATATTCACTGAAAAGCTACCAGAAAAGGAAACAGTACTAGGGAAATGGAAATCGCACAATAGATCAAATTACAATCTCTCATTTCAAAGAATATAAACTTATAAAGTAATGATGCCAATCTACTCAGGCATAGCTGCAGCAACTCTCATCCTCCTTCATAAAGCAGGCCTCCGTGCACGCACTCTCACATAAAATGAAAGTAAACCTTAACAATGCTAACATAGCCTCCCTCTTAGATGCCCCTTTCTAAATTCCCCTTGTTATTGATTTAGCTAAATCTATAGCTTGGCCTTGTTCCACTTTAAGCACCACAACACCAACACAAAACAGGACCTAAAAAGGCATACCAATCACAAGGTTCCTACGAATAGAGCAGTGAGCAGAGATCGATTTTGCCCTAGGAACATGATACATGCCCCAACCAAATGAAacccaatcaaagtttaattatcACACTATCAATTTTACTAAATATCATCCAATCCTTCACAAGAGAAACATGTAATGTATACATAGAACCATGCACAACTAATCAGCAGTTAGCGTAAACATAAGCACATATGCAAATGAATTCAAATTTGGATGTTAATTAAAGAACACGAAGAAACCTCCGTAGGGCGTATCAACCGCACATCTGGTACGAATTGGAACATAGCAAAACTTTGTCCGCTTCCCCGTATTTCCTCGCAGCAACCTGAACAAACCCAAAACGCAcaaacataaattaaattagattaaaaaatcaaaactttctttTCAAAGAAAAATAACACANNNNNNNNNNNNNNNNNNNNNNNNNNNNNNNNNNNNNNNNNNNNNNNNNNNNATTGAAATTGAAGAGCATGGTGGgaggggaaggggaaggggagGGGCTAAATGGTAAATATGGAAAAGGTGGAGCTTAGGTTTTTGCCGGTTTGGTTCGACCACCACCACAAGTGGTGTgttcgtgtgtgtgtgtgttggacTGTTGGTTAGGTGGGTCGAAGAAGAACAAGACGGAAAGAGAAAGAAACGATAATAGATGATGACTCTCTTATTTTAGTTTGTGTGAGAGCTTGCTATCTGCTACGGTACGCACTAGGTGTATACTGCGTATATTACAAtaaatacatatgaaaaataaattaaatcacatgtatttatacacaaatatattaatagctaattttagtagttaattttaatatatatttagtatgattaatttttatagtactaatgtaaaaataaaaagttgggaaaaaaattataatattgacTATATTCAGTGACTAAATGAATTCGTTTGAGGGACTAACTTCAATTCAGTTTTATACATTAAATGTAAATTGAGTTAGTTATTAAATTGTACTTATACATAAGTACTCTAATTTACATGTTTAAATAGGAACGaatcttctcaaatttttttatttattttaccaaatattattttatttattttaatttttaaagaattttggATTAGatattttagttattaattaaaattaattattcgattagtctttaaggtagcgtttgtttgtaGAGACTAGAACTGAGACTGGGGGATAAGAagtcagtattatgtttgttgtgGTAGAGACTGGCACTTAAATTTGTGTCTCTGTCtcaaaaatttcagtatttcagtacctccaaaaagtagggacactggAGACTGAGATTTTTAAAGACAGAGacagaaactttaataatatttttgtacCTCAAATACCCCTATTGTAATTAACTAATGCCAACTTTACCCTTTCTTGAAATCAGATTAGGGCTTCAGTGTGAGCAGCCACTCACTCTATTTTCTCATTCGTGCTTCAAAGTGTGGCTTTTAGCCTCTGCGTCGCCAGTGTCAGCACAGTCCCGTCGTCACCGCCGTCATAACCACCGCAAGGTAAGTGAGTCGCAGTTGAAGTTCTTCTTCTTAGGCTGTGAGTTCTCATGTCTTCATTTGCTCATTCACAGGATAACGTACAAGGAACCTAGTTGAGAGAGTCTTCGTTGTTGCTGTCGCTGTCGTGTTCATCAAACTTCGTTGTTGTCATCACAGTTTGCATAACCTAGGTTAGTTGGGGTCAAATTTCTTTACTGGTTTgggtaaatttttttatttcgcGAGTTATGCTCCGTGGATTTCGTTATAGAAAGAATCTGGGTTTTTCTCTCTTCACTTCGATTTGGTTATTTGTTCTGATGTATAGATGCGTATATGTTTTCATGCcttatttctttaattttgtttgtgaTGTGCTTCTTATGAATTGGTTTTGGTCATGCTTGGTTATTTACGTTTTGCATTCTTATACATCTTTTGATTCTGAATTCTGGGATGCTCTGTTTGCCTAATTTATGTATGTTTGATGTGAAAATGTATAAATTGTTT is from Arachis ipaensis cultivar K30076 chromosome B01, Araip1.1, whole genome shotgun sequence and encodes:
- the LOC107635109 gene encoding protein CHAPERONE-LIKE PROTEIN OF POR1, chloroplastic (The sequence of the model RefSeq protein was modified relative to this genomic sequence to represent the inferred CDS: added 56 bases not found in genome assembly), giving the protein MLSLTLSPPNSTSFLHNKLLLRGNTGKRTKFCYVPIRTRCAVDTPYGGNVQKFPRRSVWDPYKRLGISRDASEEEIWGSRNFLLQQYSGHEASEESIEAAFEKLLMASFKQRKKTKINLKSRLKKKVEESPPWVKNLLNFVELPPTEVILRRLFLFAFMGAWSIMNSAETGPAFQVAISLAACIYFLNEKTKSLGRACIIGFGALVGGWISGSLAVPNIPSMLLRPTWTLELLTSLFVYLFLFLACTFLK